The region taggtacactatgtattgtctatgtattcacacatgtactaagtttccaattaatacaattctagcatgaataataaacatttaccatgatataaggaaatataaataacaactttattattgcctctagggcatatttccttcattacatACTGGTGTTTCTATGGCAAATGAGTGTAATTGACAATTTCAAGAACTGTGGCGTGCAATATTCTCAAAGGTGATATAAACAAAGTCGAGGTTTGGGATTTACTGAATTTTGTCTTCTGCAAACAGAAACAGTGGTCGTGGCAGATTAGAGAGATGAATGGCAAAACCTTCCTGGATAGGTTTCTTCACTAGAAGAATGTTAAAGATTTTATTGAActatgtgcttttgatctgaagtGTGCTATCAATGTGGATTGGAATGGAATAGAGTGTGCAGAACCTACATGCTTTTGGAATTCTGACATATGTGGATTGGAATGGAATGTTCGAAAGCTTTTATGAAAAATGATAGTCAGAAATACAGATCGAAACACTACTAACCCCTCATCACCGACCAACCACTGACCACGCGTCAATGATGAGCTTCATCACTGCATGGCCAGTGTAGAAGCGTCAATAATGAATTTCGAGGGACTAACCTAGCATGTATCATAAACCAGCAAATTACAGGTCGGACAGAGATAACTGATTGATGGGTTATATTTGATCTTAACTTATCACTGACTGGCTGTTATGTAGTGACTGTTTTTCAGTGGCCGGTTATTTACTGCCTACCGCTTTGTGACTTACAAGCGttccaaattcatttcatcaccacCTCAGTTCCTCTCCCTTGAAAAGTGGCTCATCGGCCAACATGACGCTGAATCACCTCCACATCATTATGAATTCCCACTGCACCCTCCACAAACCCGAGCTCTTTCCCGCCACCCATTCTTCCCAAAACGTGTCGGAATCGGGCCCAAATTTTTGTGGTGTGGCTGCTCCCGACCCGACATtccgcctaatcatttcagcacctCCCGGCAGTCGTCATGCTGGACGATTCCTCGAGCTTGGACGACAAAGACGACGATGAGGCTTCCGGTTGGATCTCCTCGGAGAAGGAGGAGGTAGAGGGGGAGCAACCCCATGCCGGCGCGGCGGTACATGGTGGCAGCGTTGTGGTGCCCCTCCGTTCGTGGGAGGTGGAACAACACCTCGCCGCTGAGCACGATGATGCTACGGCCATCACTGGCCTTCTTACCGACCGGCACGTGGTGACGGAACACCTGGCCACCGAGGCGCAACTCTCCACCAAGCGTCGGGCCTCACGAGTAACACCAAGGATCATGACTCCGGTTGTCACAAACCTCGGTGACACAGAGGACGACGACGAAGAGCAAGTGCCAAAGAAGCCCAGGAACACCCACGACCACAAGTCATCTGGCAACGGAGGCGCGCCGATCGTGTACGACATCTGCTCCGAAGAGGAGGACCGCCGGCGTGGGGAGCTTCTTCATGTTGCCTACAACAAGCACCGCCGGCGAGTGCGACAGACAATGAACACTGCCAATCCCTGATCTCCAACTTCTACGTAGACTGAGCAATGTGTGTGGTGTTTGTCGGTTTATGTATGTTGTCCTCAATAATAAGCCTCAACTGGTTGTTAGACTTGATGGTGGCTGGTTTGccaccctctgttcctaaatataagacatttATAAGACATTTTAAAGATTTCAATACGAACTACATACGGAACTAATTTCAATACAGActagagcaaaatgaatgaatttacACTTTacaatgtctatatacatccgtatgtagttcatattaaaatctctaaaaagggtTTAATTTAGAGGTTTTTAGCCTTGATGCCTGAACCTGGTTTGTTTGGTTTCATCAATGAAAAAGATGGAACCAAGGGGAAACCCCTTTcatccaaaataaataaatacaatTTGTTATATATTGTCTCCGTCTTAAAAGAATAATTGCCGCTGATTTGATAGAGTAGAAGGCACGGGGGATCAAAATGCAGAGAAACAAACTGATGAGTGGTCGTGAACGTACCCATGTTTTGGGAATTCCCTTTGTTTCGTCAAAAATTATGTAGCATCTCAAACCACAAATCAAACaaataaagaagaaaaaaaatcgctATACACTGATGTCGACCTGATCTCCCGTATAAACAAATTTCCATCCACCTTCTTTTCTCCTAATTTCCTGACGGCCCAACAAGCAAAACCAGTAGGTCTCCCTTCCTCGCTAGCCTTATTAACCAAAACTCAGCATGATACTAGTACTTCGGTTCATGTTCATCTTTGAGCCTCAGGAGGCAAGCAAAGCAGCTAGGGAGACATCCGTGGTCGCCATCATCGGCCATGATCTACTGGCAGCTCGTGAAGTGCGATCGCCCACCGAAGACAGCCGCCACATGGCACGCCCCTTCCAACAACTTCCCTGTAACACCGACAAAGAGAAGAAAAGATGGTAAGATGAGAGAGTCCATGACTGGAAggtaaagaaaaaaaaaggagtgTCACCGACAATTGAATTTTTTTGGCAAAAAAGAAGAGGATTAATGAGCTGCAAAGTTACGTCAATGTTTTTTTTTTCCTCATTTTAAGGCGTTGGTGTTGGGTGGTCTGTCCCATTTGCAGGTGCACTGTCACTTCAGCAGTGGTTACTGATGTGGTGCTGGTTGGTGACAAGGAGAGGACACCAAACCCATATGCTCCATCTCGACGCCATGCAACCTTTGTTGGCGCATTACTCTACTGctccctcggttcctaaatatATCTCTTTCTAAAGATTTTAGTATGAACTACGTATGGAGCAGGCGTAAAAAAATAAATCTAGAAAGACTTatgtttaggaatggagggagtagttactCACAATAAAGATGGTAATTACCGACACTATTATTAGTTACTCACACAGCACAGCTGTCTCGCTACGTGTACTGaggattttttcttttttgccGCTGAACTGTAACTATAGTACTCCATTATTTTGGAATAAAACCTTTTTTAACACCAAAAAAGAAAGCATGCATGCGTCACTGTGCTCATTGAATGATCATTCGTTCCATTATCACGGCTTTCTTCATCGAGAAGAAAAAACATCTCGTGTCATGCACCAACAAGCAAGCAAAGCAGAGAGGCCAGACCACACGGGTGAGACAGCTGTATGTAGTCGTGATAATGGCCCTCCCTGGATCCATCCCGTGACACTGACAACGCGGTGCCAGCTCACCACCACTTGAGGTTGAGGTTGAGACATCGATGTCAATGCACAGCTCATCGCTCGCTGTCTCCCGTACAATGCGGTGCGCGCACACGCGGTTTCTTCCGCGCCTCCGTTGGATTCTTTATTACTCCCCTCCCCACCCAGAATCTGAACCAGAGCCAGAACCAGAACGAGAACGTACCACCAACCATTTTCACCGAATCGAATGACGTGCTTCACTCAATTCTACCCTGCGGCatttactcctactcctactagtacccctTAATTAATTTCACCCTTACACGCGGGCCCGCCTACCCAACTCGCCAGGCCCACTGAAAGCTTCTGTCTCTCTGTCCTGCATGAGGTGACACATCTAAGCTAGACCTAGTATAAAGCCAattattaatgggttaattaacacCACAAATTTTGTTGGTGAGGTGCTTTGCTTGGATGCCCGGCAAGGCAATGGcgaatgttttttttttttttttgcgagagaaGGCAATGGCGAATGTGACTAGTAGAACCAACAGCCATGCGACGGCGACCCACCACCGACACACCCGCACAACCCTCGACCATCAACATGACCATTCTTGCACAATCTCTACATCTACCGCGTAGCTTTATGTTAATGTTAATATACCAAAAAGAAGTAGTGTGAAGATGGCAGGTTACTGTACTGACCGCGTCGGAGCTTGGGCTTGGCCGTGCCGGTGACGGCGGGGGCCTTCCTCACGGGCGAGGCTCCGCCGGAGCTCTTGGCCGCGTCCTCCACCGGCAGGAAGAGCACTGCGTCGATGCCCTGCACAGAGATCCTCCCGTCGGTGTAGATATCCGGATCGAAGAGGTAGGCGGACCCCTCGCCGTGCCCGAACTTGACCGACCCGTCCGCCTCCCTGGCCGTCACCTTCTGCGGCAGCCGCAGCGTGTCGTACCGCACCGTCCCGAACCTCCGCACGGCGTTGTACATGCTTTCCTCCGTCTGGTACTCGGGGACCATGTGGTAGTAGAGGATGTTCTCCGGCGACCCGGGCTCGCTCAGCTGGTCCGTGGTCAGCCGTGCCATGGCCTCGTCATTGGGGGCCAGCACTGTGAGCACATACCCCTCTGAGACCAGCCGCCCCATCTCCGTGGCCAGCGACGTCAGGTTCACCAGGATATCAGCGAGCTCGTTGTACCCCCCGTACAGGACCAGCGTCTGGATGAAGTCCTTGACCTGGCTGTGCCCGTCGAAGTGGTGCTTCCCGGATCCGGGGCCGGGGGCCGGCGCCGGCGCGATGGAAGGGCCGGGGGCCATGGCGTCCCAGACCGGCAGCACGGGCGGCGCGCCGAGGGGCACGGGCGGCGCAGGCTTCTTCAGCCTGTGCGTCCTGGGGTCCACCTCGGGGGCGCCCGTGGGGAGCACGGCCGAGATGGCAGCCAGGCTGCGGCGGCGGTTGAAATCCTCCTGAACTGACCGCGGCACCAGCAGCCGCTCGATGCCGTGGATGACCCCGTCGGGCCTCACCACCGCGTCCGGCCGCGTGACCTCCGCGGTGCCGACTAGCATCTTCTGGCCGTCGGCTGACAGCTGGAGGTGCTCGCCGGAGAGCGTCATCCGCGCGGTGGAGGCGGGCCAGGCGGAGTGCGAGTGCAGGCGGGAGGGGAGGACGTGGAAGAGGAGCAGGCGCTGGAGGGAGCGCAGGTTGCGGGGCTCAAGGAGGAAGGCGCGGAACTCCGGGTCGAGGTCCCGCTCGAGGGCCTCGTTCCGGGGCGCGAAGATGGTGACGTTGCCCCGGCCCACGGCGTCCTCCAGGGACTGCAGCAGCAGCGCCTTCTCCACCAGCTCCGCCAGCTCCGTGTAGTGCGAGTCCAGAAGCGCCACCAGCACCGAGTTGGAGTTCACCCCCGTGGAGCTGTTCGCCGCTGAAGAGGAGGGCAATGTGGGCTGCTGCTCCGGCACCGCTGCCGCGGCGAGTACCAGGCAGAGGAGGACGGCGCCGAAGAGCGGCGCGCCCATGGCGGCGGGTTCTAGCTGGCTCTGGATTAGGTGCGGTTGCTGCTGCGTCTGCGGTGGTGGTGCGTTCTTTTCTTTGGGAAGAAGGCGGAGTGAGAAATATAAGTGGGGTTCACTGCTACTtgaagagagagagtgagagagagaacgCGTCGTGGGTGTCAGGCTGGTAAGGGGGGGCAGGGGGTGTCGGTGTGCGGCGCTTTACGGCGCGCAGCGGCGCAGAGCTTTCCTTCCTTGCGTCCCGTGAGGTCcctttgtttttgagttttgtatTTGCGCGCGTGGAGGATGAGGAACTCCTTTTATTTGGGTGGTGCTTTTCTTTTCTTTACTTTACGGGTGGTTGTTGCGCTCGCGTGGCCTTTGACTTTGCTTTTGGCTCACTTGTTGTCATACGCATACGCAGGCATCTCACCTTCCCCTTCTCTACACTGCACTCCACTCTTTCTTGCACCATGACCAGAGACGCGGTGAAAAGCTGGACGTGTACTTCTTCCTTTTGCATTTCTTGCTCTCAGAATAAGACAATTGCATTGCATTTCTTCAGAAAGTGTTTCGCGATGTATCCGACGCTCTCAACTTAGACTTTTGGGTCATTTGAGCGTCCCGTCCCGTGTAAACACTAGGTGAAAGGTGGAATATATGCTTGCTTGTCATTTTCATACCGGAACCATGTTGGATGGATGTGCATTTGCGAACTGCCGAGTGCCAGGACAAGATGTTGACAGCCGAGCGGATCTTGCTACAGCCTGGGGGCATCCGCATAAGTCAAAGTAGAAGGCAGCCACATGCGCGCTCGCTGGGCGTCGGCGTACATCGGCACATGATTATCACGCGCGAACCTGCTGTATATTGAATTTCCCTCGTCAAATCCATGATCAACAAGCGAATATTTAGTAGCAGGATGGTTGGTGTCGTGCACCTGTGCTGGACAGCAGAAGGAAAAACATACTGACAAATGCGCCAATTATATCATCATTAGGTACCTGTGTTTCTCAATTTTCCGTCaactagagcaactccaacgcgtcgACCCAAACAAACGACGTTTTTTGTTCATTTGGGGTCGGCTGCCCTGCTCGGCGTCCGTTCTCTTTAAGATTTGGATCGGTAATGCGTCCAACAGCCGAGTACTTTTATATgtgaaaaactttcaatctattcatctcatATTATGGTAGTACAAAGAACATCAGAGGCAATAAAATTACAACCAGGTCCGTGAACCACCTAGAgacaactacaagcactgaagcgagtcgAAGGTGCACCACCGTCATCACCCATCCCTCGCCGGAGCCGAGCAATCGTTGATGTAGTAGACAGTCGGCAAGTAGTCATGCTAAGGTGTCGTAGAACCAGTGTAGGATCGTAAGTAGGTTTAGAAGGGGTGGGCTTTTCCAACTTTAACTCTTGGCAAGTTTTGGTAATTCACACCAGTCAAGTAACACCTACACATACAAGTCTAGATAgtaggcagcagaaagtaaagacTTTGCATACGAACGTAAAGGAGGGGAtcggagaaatcaaacgcaatgaAAACATGATGATTTTTGGCGCGGTcctgtaggtggtgctatcgtacgtcaacttgatggagacttcaacccatgaaggataacggctgcgtgagtccatggagggctccacctacgaagggtccacaaagaagcaacctcgtCTATGACATCATGACTTCTGTCCATGAAGGACTATCCTCACACGggatagatcttcatgaagtaggcgatctccttgcccttacaaactccttggttcaactccccaAGATttgaaggctcccaagtgataccttaCCAATCTAGGAGATTCCACTCTCCAAAAGGGAATatatgttgttgttgatgatgaactccttgctcttgtgcttctaaAGATAgtctctgctacgtcttgagcttgcgttggttttccttgaagaggaaagggtgatgcagcaatagtagcgtaagtatttccctcggtttttgagaaccaaggtatcaatccagtaggaggctcctcaaaagtcccacgcacctacacaaacaaacaaagatctcgcaaccaacgcaataaaggggctgtcaatccattcacgaccacttgcaaaagtgagatctaataaagatagtatgataagataaatatatttttggtattttataatatagatgcaaaaagtaaagatgcaaataaaagtagattggaagcaaatatgataagagatagacccgggggccataggtttcactagtggcttctctcaagatagcataagtattacagtgggtgaacaaattactgtcgagcaattgatagaaaagcga is a window of Triticum dicoccoides isolate Atlit2015 ecotype Zavitan chromosome 2B, WEW_v2.0, whole genome shotgun sequence DNA encoding:
- the LOC119363800 gene encoding fasciclin-like arabinogalactan protein 15, giving the protein MGAPLFGAVLLCLVLAAAAVPEQQPTLPSSSAANSSTGVNSNSVLVALLDSHYTELAELVEKALLLQSLEDAVGRGNVTIFAPRNEALERDLDPEFRAFLLEPRNLRSLQRLLLFHVLPSRLHSHSAWPASTARMTLSGEHLQLSADGQKMLVGTAEVTRPDAVVRPDGVIHGIERLLVPRSVQEDFNRRRSLAAISAVLPTGAPEVDPRTHRLKKPAPPVPLGAPPVLPVWDAMAPGPSIAPAPAPGPGSGKHHFDGHSQVKDFIQTLVLYGGYNELADILVNLTSLATEMGRLVSEGYVLTVLAPNDEAMARLTTDQLSEPGSPENILYYHMVPEYQTEESMYNAVRRFGTVRYDTLRLPQKVTAREADGSVKFGHGEGSAYLFDPDIYTDGRISVQGIDAVLFLPVEDAAKSSGGASPVRKAPAVTGTAKPKLRRGKLLEGACHVAAVFGGRSHFTSCQ